A region of the Candidatus Binatia bacterium genome:
ACCGGCAAGCCGCAACACGTCGCCCGGGAAGGTGGAGCCGTTAACGCTCATCCACGGGTCCTTCCAGATCGGGCAAAACACCCGTGGGCGGACCTCCGCCGCCCACCCCGTCGCTTCTGCGATCGCCGCCTCCACCTCGCGCGCGATACGTTCAGCCACCCATCGCGCGTCGACGATGTCACCAATCCGCCGGAGCGTACCCGGCACGTCGGCGACGCGTCGTGGGTCGACAACGAACACACGCAGGCCGGCACCCTTCAGCGCCTCGAAATCGGCCCAGCGGTTCTCTTCCGGACTGACCAGCACCAGGTCGGGGGCCAGGCTGGCGATCGTGGCGAGATCCGGGTCTTTGGTTCCCCCCACCCGGGTAACGTGCCCCATTTGCCCCCCCGGCTCGACGCAATAGCGCGTCGCGCCGCAGACCAGATCCCCGCGACCCAGAGCGAACAACATCTCGCTAATGCTGGGGACAAGGCTGACCACGCGGCGCGGCGGCACCGGCATGGCTACCCGCCGGCCGCGGTCGTCGGCCACCGTCAACATGGTGCGGCGCACTCAAGCGTGCGGGCCGGCGATCTGCGGCACCGCCGGGACTGGCGCGCCGCGGCCGCTGAGGATCGTCCACAACGCCGTCCAACCACTGCGCCGGTCCCACCCGTCGACGCCGTTGTACCACCGGATGCCGACCTCCTGGGCTCGCCGGCTCGACGCCGCGAGCGCGAACCAGAAGCGCCACGTCGGCCCGTAGAAGAGCCGCGTCACCTGCTCGAGACGCCTTAATTTCTTCCCGAACCAGGAGGATTCCACGTCCCGAACGTAGCTCGTAAAGCTGAGATCCCCGGCGGCAAGCCCGGTGACGATCGCCGCAGCCGCGCGCCGCGCGTACTCGAAGGCGAAGGAGATGCCCTCTCCCATAAGCGGATCGACCCCGGCCGCATCCCCGACCAGCAACAGATTGGGAGCGGCCAGCGGCATTCCCGGGGCATACCATCGGATCGGAAACGCCTTCACCGGCGCCGGGGTTGCCCCGCAACGTTGCAGCTCCGCGGCAAGGGCGCGCTCCACTTGCCGGTGGCTGCCCGACGCATCGACGCTGTAGACACCGATGTTGACGTGCGGGGCGCCCCGAATCCGACACGGGAACGCCCAGGCATACCCCCGCAAACCATCGGGCACCGCGGTAAAACTGAAATCGTAGCGATCCGTCGCGAACCCGTCCCAACTGGCCTGTGTCGCCGGAACGTCACACATGACCGCGCGTCCCAGACGGTCGGGCGCATTCGGCAGCAGATCGCGCCGCACTACACTGCCCGACCCGTCGGCCCCCACCACCACCGGTGTCAGGTAGCTTTCGGACTCAGTCTCTACCCGCACCAGGTCGCCCTCTCGGCGCACGCCGGTCACTTTGGCGCCCTCGTGCACATTCACCCCCCGGGCGCGACACGCTGCCATCAGCACCGCGTCGAACTCGTCCCGCCGCACCACGTGACAGATATCGCGTCCCTCGTAGTGCACGACTCGTCCCGGGACCGCGACGCGGCTGCGGTGGACGGCCACGGGGGCGACATCGAGCGTGACGCCAAGTTCGTCGAGACATGCCAGCGTATGCGGCACCAGTCCGCCCGCACACACTTTCGGTCGGGGATGATGTGCCTTTTCCAGAATCAGCGCATCGCGGGCCAGCTCCGGAGCGATCGCGTGCAGGTGCAGCGCCGTAGCGCTGCCGGCGGGACCCGATCCGACAATGACCACGGGGCGACGTTGCATGACTCCAGCCCTCGACAGCGGAGGCTCAAACGATACCCTGCCGGGACGGCACGTTGGCTCGCACCCAGTCGACGATGTCAGGAATCGTCGTGCCCGGCGTGAACAGCTCCGCCACACCGAGCCGCTTGAGGGCGGCGATATCCTCCGGAGGGAAGATGCCACCACCGAACACGACGACGTCGTCGATACCCTTTTGGCGCAGCATATCGAGCACGGCCGGAAACAAAGTCATGTGGGCCCCGGAGAGAATACTTAGTCCGATTCCGTCAACGTCCTCCTGCGCTGCCGCCTCCGCAATCATTTCCGGGGTCTGGTGTAAGCCGGTATAGATCACTTCGAAACCGGCATCGCGCAGGGCTCGGGCGATCACTTTGGCGCCCCGGTCATGGCCGTCGAGACCGGGCTTGGCAATCAGAATGCGGCGACGCGGAGACATAAGCGCAGACACCTATTAGTTGCCTAACTGCCTCACATCCCGACCGAGCCTACCACCCTGCCCTCTCACACCCACGCCGGGTCCCGGTATACGCCGAACACCTCGCGGAAGACGTCGGAGATCTCGCCGACGGTAACCTCGTGGTGCACCGCCTCGATGATAGGCGGCATGAGATTGCGGCCGCCGGCGGCAGCCTCGCGCACCTGAGCGATGGCGTCGCGCACCGACCCGGCGTTACGCGCCCGCTTACGGTCGCGTACCCGCTCCACCTGCTTGCGCTCGACGTCGGGGCCGATACGCAGGATCTCCATCGGCGGTTCGGCCTCGAGCTGGTATCGGTTGACGCCGACCATGACCCTGACGCCGGCGTCGAGTTGCTGCTGATAGCGATAGGAGGCCTCGCCGATCTCCTTTTGCGGGAAGCCGAGTTCGATGGCGCGAACGATACCCCCCAGCTCGTCGATGCGCTTGATGTAGGCAGCGGCTTCGGCCGCGAGCCGATCGGTCAGCGCCTCCACGGCGTAGCTGCCGCCGAGCGGATCGACGATGTTAGCCACCCCGGTCTCCTCGGCGACGATCTGCTGGGTGCGCAAGGCGACCAGCACCGCCTGCTCGCTCGGCAGAGCGAGGGTCTCGTCCATCGAGTTCGTGTGCAGCGACTGCGTACCGCCGAGCACGCCGGCGAGCGCCTGTATCGCCACGCGCACGATGTTGTTGAGCGGCTGCTGCGCGGTAAGGGTACACCCCGCCGTTTGAGCGTGTGTGCGCAGCAGCCACGACTTCGGGCTCTTCGCCCCGAAGCGTTCGCGCATTATGGCCGCCCACAACCGCCGGGCGGCGCGGAACTTGGCGATCTCCTCGAAGAAATCGTTGTGAACGTTGAAGAAGAAGGACAGGCGCGCAGCGAAGTTGTCGACCTCGAGGCCGCGCTCGATGGCGGCCTGCACGTAGCCGATGCCGTCGGCCAACGTAAAGGCAAGTTCCTGCGCCGCGGTCGAGCCGGCCTCGCGAATGTGATACCCCGAGATCGATACCGGGTGCCAGCGCGGCGCCTCGCGGGAACAGAACTCGATCATGTCGGTGACGATGCGCACGGAGGGTTCCGGCGGACAGATCCATTCCTTCTGAGCGATGAACTCCTTGAGCATGTCGTTCTGAATCGTCCCACCGAGCGCGGTCAGCGGCGTGCCGCGTCGCGCGGCCAGCGCGAAGTACATCGCCAGCAGGATGCTGGCGGTGCAGTTCACGGTCATCGAGGTCGTCACGCGATCGAGGGGAATGTCGTGGAAGAGCGCCTCCATGTCGGCCAGGCTCGAGACGGCGACTCCCTCGCGGCCGACCTCGCCCAGGGCGCGGGGATGATCCGCGTCGTAGCCCATCAACGCCGGCATGTCGAAGGCAGTCGACAGTCCCGTCTGGCCCTGTGCAAGCAGGAATCGAAAGCGCTCGTTGGTGTCCTCGGCGGTGCCGAAGCCGGCGAACTGGCGCATCGTCCACAGCTTCCCGCGGTACATGCTGGGGTACGCGCCGCGGGTGAACGGGTAAGTACCGGGGTGTCCGAGGGCCGTCTCGTAGGCCCATCCGTTAAGGTCGTCGGGCGTATAGGTGGGCTCCACCTCCAGGTCGGACACGGTGGTGTAGGCGGGCAGGCGATCGCCGTCCTTCGGGTACTGGGTCCGGAGCCACTCAGTCTTGGACTGCACGAATTCCCCTCCTCACGGCGCGCCGCGTCCGGGTTTGCCGTCCCTTGATCAGGCCGCGGGCGACGCGCGCCCAATCGGTCGGCACCAGCAACGCCAGCTCGCCGAGAGCGCAGAAGGTCAGGGGCTGGGCTGCAAAACGGCGGTCGTCGAGCATGCACGGCACGCCGTAGTGTTCGAGGAAGCCCTTGACCAGGTGAGCTTCGGTCGGGACCGGCGTCACGTAGCAGACCTCCCAAGACATGGTATCCGACTTCCTGGACTGGCGTGTCAACGCGCTGGCGGCGGCGTGGCCTCGCCTCAATACTCCGGCTTCAGATCGAAGCGGTGAATGGCGTCGATGTACCTCTGCGTGTGCGTGCGGGATCGCATGACCACGGAATTGGTGGTGCCGCCGCCCTTGAAGAAGCGCACACCGTGCAGGAGGTCGCCGTTGGTGACGCCAGTGGCGGCAAACATGATGCTTCCCGAGGCCATCTCGTCGGCGCGGTACCTCTTGTCCAGGTCGGGAATACCCGCCGAACGCACCCGCGCTGCCTCCTCCTCGTTGCGCGGCCGCAGGCGCGCCTGCATGTCGCCGCCGGTGCAGCGCATGGCGGCAGCGGTGAGAATACCTTGCGACGAGCCCCCGGTGCCGAGGAGCATATCGACGCCCGAATCGCCCTTGGCGGTGGCAATACCGGCGGCCACGTCGCCGTCGACCAGCAGTTTTATGCGCGCCCCGGCCCGGCGCACTTCGGTCACCAGCCGCTCGTGCCGCGGACGATCGAGGATCGCCACGGTGAGGTCGGCCACGTAGACGCTCTTCGCCTCGGCCAGGGCCCGCAGGTTGTCGGTCGGCGACTTGTCGAGGTCGATAACGCCGCGGCCCTCCGGGCCGACCACGATCTTTTCCATGTACGTATCCGGACAGCTCAGAAAGCCCCCGCGCTCCGCAAACGCGATAATCGCCAGCGCGTTGAAGCCGCCGGTGGCGCAAATCGTTGCCCCCTCGAGCGCATCGAGGGCGACGT
Encoded here:
- a CDS encoding helical backbone metal receptor is translated as MRRTMLTVADDRGRRVAMPVPPRRVVSLVPSISEMLFALGRGDLVCGATRYCVEPGGQMGHVTRVGGTKDPDLATIASLAPDLVLVSPEENRWADFEALKGAGLRVFVVDPRRVADVPGTLRRIGDIVDARWVAERIAREVEAAIAEATGWAAEVRPRVFCPIWKDPWMSVNGSTFPGDVLRLAGANNVCGDAPAAYCTVTLDEIAALVPEVILLPDEPFAFAPEHLASLQPLGGTPALRDGRVCFVDGRALSWYGPRTAAALRTIRVLLNRRSD
- a CDS encoding NAD(P)/FAD-dependent oxidoreductase, with protein sequence MQRRPVVIVGSGPAGSATALHLHAIAPELARDALILEKAHHPRPKVCAGGLVPHTLACLDELGVTLDVAPVAVHRSRVAVPGRVVHYEGRDICHVVRRDEFDAVLMAACRARGVNVHEGAKVTGVRREGDLVRVETESESYLTPVVVGADGSGSVVRRDLLPNAPDRLGRAVMCDVPATQASWDGFATDRYDFSFTAVPDGLRGYAWAFPCRIRGAPHVNIGVYSVDASGSHRQVERALAAELQRCGATPAPVKAFPIRWYAPGMPLAAPNLLLVGDAAGVDPLMGEGISFAFEYARRAAAAIVTGLAAGDLSFTSYVRDVESSWFGKKLRRLEQVTRLFYGPTWRFWFALAASSRRAQEVGIRWYNGVDGWDRRSGWTALWTILSGRGAPVPAVPQIAGPHA
- a CDS encoding cobalamin B12-binding domain-containing protein, with amino-acid sequence MSPRRRILIAKPGLDGHDRGAKVIARALRDAGFEVIYTGLHQTPEMIAEAAAQEDVDGIGLSILSGAHMTLFPAVLDMLRQKGIDDVVVFGGGIFPPEDIAALKRLGVAELFTPGTTIPDIVDWVRANVPSRQGIV
- a CDS encoding methylmalonyl-CoA mutase family protein gives rise to the protein MQSKTEWLRTQYPKDGDRLPAYTTVSDLEVEPTYTPDDLNGWAYETALGHPGTYPFTRGAYPSMYRGKLWTMRQFAGFGTAEDTNERFRFLLAQGQTGLSTAFDMPALMGYDADHPRALGEVGREGVAVSSLADMEALFHDIPLDRVTTSMTVNCTASILLAMYFALAARRGTPLTALGGTIQNDMLKEFIAQKEWICPPEPSVRIVTDMIEFCSREAPRWHPVSISGYHIREAGSTAAQELAFTLADGIGYVQAAIERGLEVDNFAARLSFFFNVHNDFFEEIAKFRAARRLWAAIMRERFGAKSPKSWLLRTHAQTAGCTLTAQQPLNNIVRVAIQALAGVLGGTQSLHTNSMDETLALPSEQAVLVALRTQQIVAEETGVANIVDPLGGSYAVEALTDRLAAEAAAYIKRIDELGGIVRAIELGFPQKEIGEASYRYQQQLDAGVRVMVGVNRYQLEAEPPMEILRIGPDVERKQVERVRDRKRARNAGSVRDAIAQVREAAAGGRNLMPPIIEAVHHEVTVGEISDVFREVFGVYRDPAWV
- a CDS encoding DUF2007 domain-containing protein, whose product is MSWEVCYVTPVPTEAHLVKGFLEHYGVPCMLDDRRFAAQPLTFCALGELALLVPTDWARVARGLIKGRQTRTRRAVRRGIRAVQD
- the glpX gene encoding class II fructose-bisphosphatase, with the protein product MDRNLALEAVRVTEAAALASARLMGRGDTEATDRAAAEAMRKAFRSIAINGVIVIGEGSPGDNDLLYIGERVGNGTGPEIDVALDALEGATICATGGFNALAIIAFAERGGFLSCPDTYMEKIVVGPEGRGVIDLDKSPTDNLRALAEAKSVYVADLTVAILDRPRHERLVTEVRRAGARIKLLVDGDVAAGIATAKGDSGVDMLLGTGGSSQGILTAAAMRCTGGDMQARLRPRNEEEAARVRSAGIPDLDKRYRADEMASGSIMFAATGVTNGDLLHGVRFFKGGGTTNSVVMRSRTHTQRYIDAIHRFDLKPEY